The following are encoded together in the Salvia hispanica cultivar TCC Black 2014 chromosome 6, UniMelb_Shisp_WGS_1.0, whole genome shotgun sequence genome:
- the LOC125192178 gene encoding pentatricopeptide repeat-containing protein At3g03580 — protein sequence MKAARQLGNLFWRSGDKYSSISNALSSPANRKDLQKIHSLLITLGLQNSATFLGILITKYSQFKDTHSALLVFGGISPQNDVYVWNTIIRAMTHNRCYTKALEFYAEMRELGVKPDNYTFPSVINACGSLVDFEKGRVVHEHVVELGFQFDLYISNALIDMYARCNELGCAQLVFDGMPQRDIVSWNSLISGYTSNGYYKEALDVYNQLRMVGLLPDSFSLSNALLSCGGLGEVVEGEVVHCLVEKLGTRRDVNVSNALLAMYFKCDVLANCTRIFSEMVHRDSVTWNTIISSYFESGLYHESMRLFLEMVRHSKPDILTITSVFRACTCVGDLDMGRYVHDYMLNNGYECNIVATNIVINMYAKCGDVVQARQVFENAKNRDLVSWNSLLDGYVENQSYQEAIELFRRMRTNFQPDFVTYVTLFSMSSGLTNLNFTEELHCDIIKRGFGSTQIVGNALVDAYAKCGKVEDSFKQFESMKFRDTITWNSIIASCSHSDSHILGLRMLNKMRLEGIIPDIPTFLSSLPLCSYLMAKRQGKEMHCCIFKFGFDSNIPIGNALIEMYSNTGSLRNSILVFEKMKEKDLVSWTAIISSYGMYGEGRKALETFEHMKAAGILPDHIVFIAVLYACSHSGLVQEGRICFEQMKTEHNIVPRMEHYACIVDLLSRSGLLAEAEEFISLMPLKPDASIWGLLLSACRANGDMKIAERVAERVLQLDTCDPGYHVLASNVYAASGRWDQVGVIRKSFKANGLKKDPGCSWLEISTLSQNTYQKS from the coding sequence ATGAAGGCGGCAAGGCAATTGGGTAATCTATTTTGGAGAAGTGGAGACAAGTACTCTTCAATCTCAAATGCATTATCTTCTCCAGCTAACAGGAAAGATCTGCAGAAAATCCACTCTCTCCTGATCACTCTTGGTCTGCAGAACTCTGCAACCTTCTTAGGTATATTGATCACCAAATACTCCCAATTCAAAGATACTCATTCCGCTTTATTAGTTTTTGGTGGGATTTCTCCTCAAAACGATGTTTATGTGTGGAATACGATCATTAGAGCGATGACCCACAACAGATGCTACACAAAAGCATTAGAATTTTACGCGGAAATGAGAGAATTGGGGGTGAAGCCTGATAATTACACATTCCCTTCTGTGATCAATGCTTGTGGGAGTTTGGTGGATTTTGAGAAAGGGAGGGTTGTTCATGAGCATGTTGTGGAGTTGGGTTTTCAATTTGATCTGTATATAAGTAATGCCCTAATAGATATGTATGCAAGATGCAACGAATTGGGGTGTGCTCAACTAGTGTTTGATGGAATGCCCCAACGAGATATTGTATCTTGGAACAGTTTGATTTCTGGATATACTTCTAATGGCTACTACAAGGAAGCATTGGATGTTTATAATCAACTGAGAATGGTTGGCTTGTTGCCTGATTCCTTTTCATTATCGAACGCCTTACTGTCCTGTGGCGGATTAGGGGAGGTTGTAGAGGGTGAAGTAGTTCACTGCCTGGTTGAGAAGCTTGGAACACGTAGAGATGTAAATGTCAGCAATGCGTTGCTGGCAATGTATTTTAAGTGTGATGTCCTGGCTAACTGCACGAGGATTTTCAGTGAGATGGTTCATCGAGATAGTGTCACATGGAATACCATTATTAGTTCATATTTCGAATCAGGTTTGTATCATGAGTCCATGAGGTTATTCTTGGAGATGGTGAGACATTCTAAACCAGATATTTTGACAATCACATCCGTTTTTCGTGCTTGTACTTGTGTTGGGGACTTGGATATGGGAAGGTATGTCCATGATTACATGCTTAACAATGGATATGAGTGCAATATAGTGGCCACTAATATTGTTATCAACATGTATGCAAAGTGTGGTGATGTGGTCCAAGCAAGGCAAGTGTTTGAAAACGCCAAAAACCGGGATTTGGTGTCATGGAACTCACTTCTTGATGGATATGTTGAAAATCAGTCGTATCAGGAAGCAATAGAGCTTTTCAGGAGGATGAGAACAAATTTTCAACCTGATTTTGTCACATATGTGACACTATTTTCTATGTCTTCTGGACTAACAAACCTAAATTTCACTGAGGAACTCCACTGCGATATAATAAAACGAGGGTTTGGTTCCACTCAAATTGTGGGTAACGCTCTTGTGGATGCGTATGCCAAATGTGGAAAAGTAGAGGATTCTTTCAAACAGTTTGAGAGTATGAAATTTCGAGATACAATTACATGGAACTCAATAATTGCATCATGCAGTCACTCTGATAGCCATATTCTTGGTCTTAGAATGCTTAACAAGATGAGATTAGAGGGGATAATACCAGATATACCTACTTTTCTAAGTTCATTGCCTTTGTGTTCTTATCTCATGGCCAAGCGACAAGGGAAGGAGATGCATTGCtgcattttcaaatttggtttTGATTCCAATATTCCTATTGGAAATGCTTTGATTGAAATGTACTCGAACACTGGGAGCTTAAGAAATTCAATACTGGtgtttgagaaaatgaaagagaagGATTTAGTTTCATGGACGGCAATTATTTCATCATATGGGATGTATGGCGAAGGAAGAAAAGCTCTTGAAACTTTTGAGCACATGAAGGCAGCTGGTATTCTTCCAGATCATATTGTCTTCATTGCTGTTCTGTACGCATGCAGCCATTCTGGTTTGGTGCAAGAAGGTCGTATTTGCTTTGAGCAAATGAAGACAGAACACAATATTGTGCCTAGGATGGAACACTATGCCTGCATAGTTGATCTTCTATCAAGGTCTGGCCTCTTGGCTGAAGCCGAGGAGTTCATTTCTTTAATGCCATTGAAGCCTGATGCAAGTATATGGGGATTACTACTCAGTGCCTGCCGAGCCAATGGAGACATGAAGATTGCAGAACGTGTTGCAGAACGCGTTCTTCAACTAGATACTTGTGATCCAGGATATCATGTTTTGGCCTCAAATGTATATGCTGCCTCGGGAAGGTGGGATCAAGTGGGAGTGATAAGGAAATCCTTCAAAGCTAATGGACTCAAAAAAGACCCAGGTTGCAGTTGGCTGGAGATTTCCACACTGTCGCAAAATACATATCAAAAATCATGA
- the LOC125195316 gene encoding aspartic proteinase CDR1-like, which produces MAKTLKSMMLIPYIALLSMFFCYCKSQPNASGFTTSLIHRDSPLSPLHDPSLTLEQRLDNARNRSIARARHFTDILSGTPVSPVSPDEGAYLIQFFMGTPLKQTMAMIDTGSSVIWTQCSPCVNCRPQKFRLFDPKSSTSYTDALCGTPGCTAMGNKGFCDANKDKCLYLISYGDGSHSTGNVGSETFTFISTAGGLIRFPNVVFGCGTDNEDKFPNDGSGIVGMGVGPGTLLPQLGYDKFSYCLIALEGSKFDTSTLHFGSEAAVSGWGAVSTPMTKLRSFYYLTMEAISVGSQRFPFIVPIGGANIIIDSGTALTLLPVNFYNDLEAAIANSIEQRAVRDHGGWRLCYTEAFVMPKITVHFKGGADVEWKQENVFVKVDQAYECLALQPRQTIPIFGSVAQVNYMIGYDVTMNTVSFKPTECGA; this is translated from the coding sequence ATGGCTAAAACCCTAAAATCCATGATGTTGATTCCTTACATCGCTCTACTCTCCATGTTTTTCTGCTACTGCAAAAGCCAGCCCAACGCAAGCGGCTTCACCACATCTCTCATCCACAGAGACTCCCCCCTTTCCCCTCTCCACGATCCTTCCCTGACGCTGGAGCAGCGGCTCGACAACGCCAGGAACCGATCCATAGCCCGGGCCAGACACTTCACGGACATCCTGAGCGGGACGCCCGTATCGCCCGTCTCCCCAGACGAGGGAGCATACCTGATACAGTTCTTCATGGGGACGCCCTTGAAGCAAACCATGGCCATGATCGACACCGGCAGCAGCGTCATATGGACCCAGTGCTCCCCCTGCGTGAATTGCCGCCCCCAAAAGTTCCGACTCTTCGACCCCAAATCCTCCACCTCCTACACAGACGCCCTCTGCGGCACCCCCGGCTGCACCGCCATGGGGAACAAAGGCTTCTGCGACGCCAACAAGGACAAGTGTCTGTACCTGATTAGCTACGGCGACGGGTCCCACTCCACCGGTAACGTGGGGTCAGAGACCTTCACCTTCATCTCCACCGCGGGCGGGCTGATTCGCTTCCCCAACGTCGTCTTCGGCTGCGGAACCGACAACGAAGACAAATTCCCCAACGACGGGTCGGGTATTGTCGGGATGGGAGTCGGGCCGGGCACGCTCCTCCCGCAATTAGGGTATGACAAATTCTCCTACTGCCTCATCGCGCTAGAGGGATCCAAGTTCGACACCAGCACATTGCATTTCGGTTCCGAAGCGGCGGTCTCGGGCTGGGGAGCGGTGTCGACGCCGATGACGAAGCTTCGGAGCTTCTACTATCTGACGATGGAGGCGATCAGCGTGGGGAGCCAGAGGTTTCCATTCATCGTCCCCATTGGGGGAGCGAACATCATCATTGACTCGGGGACGGCGCTGACGCTGCTTCCCGTCAACTTCTACAATGATTTGGAGGCGGCGATAGCCAACTCGATCGAGCAGAGGGCGGTTCGGGATCATGGAGGGTGGCGGCTGTGTTACACGGAGGCGTTCGTCATGCCGAAGATCACGGTGCATTTCAAAGGGGGCGCGGATGTGGAGTGGAAGCAGGAGAATGTGTTTGTTAAAGTGGATCAGGCTTATGAGTGCTTGGCGTTGCAACCTCGTCAAACTATTCCGATTTTCGGTAGCGTTGCTCAGGTTAACTACATGATAGGTTATGATGTTACCATGAACACGGTGTCGTTTAAGCCTACCGAATGCGGGGCATAG
- the LOC125195317 gene encoding aspartic proteinase CDR1-like yields the protein MAKTLKAMLVPYIALVSIFFSYSLANNNGSRIISGFTTEIIHRDSPLSPLYDPSLTRAQRLAKAKQRDLFYGRKETAQAPISRGSGAYLIKYSIGSPPKPTVGLLDTGSDLVWTECVPCRTCVRRSVPIIDPGYSNTYNEPSCGSRECTEYEESTSCDVRSDTCGFKVEYGDGSHAEGTVATETFSFDTAAGGRTSFPNIVFGCAHDVFNNGNEGNGNGVVGIGVGRASLLSQLGYDKVAYCLNPDESKSSTLHFGSDAVVSGLGAVSTPMTKNDAFYYLMLEGITVGNVELVFDTPELVPGGNIIIDSGATVTEFPTKFYFDYEAAIVASINQSPVRNYDGWRLCYTQPISLPRITVHFKGADVEWYADNVFTRVDQNHQCLAADPMLVHSFYGNVAQVNYLVGFDVTNNMLSFKHTGC from the coding sequence ATGGCGAAAACCCTAAAAGCCATGTTGGTTCCTTACATCGCTCTAGTCTCCATCTTTTTCAGCTACTCATTAGCTAATAATAATGGAAGCCGCATCATCAGTGGGTTCACCACAGAAATCATCCACAGAGACTCTCCCCTTTCCCCTCTCTACGACCCTTCCCTGACACGGGCGCAGCGCCTCGCCAAGGCCAAGCAACGAGACCTATTCTACGGGCGAAAGGAGACGGCCCAAGCGCCCATCAGCCGCGGCAGCGGAGCATACCTGATCAAGTACTCCATCGGGTCCCCCCCAAAGCCCACCGTGGGCCTCCTGGACACGGGAAGCGATCTGGTGTGGACGGAGTGCGTCCCGTGCCGGACATGCGTCCGCAGAAGCGTCCCCATCATCGACCCCGGATATTCCAACACCTACAACGAGCCCAGCTGCGGCTCCCGCGAGTGCACCGAGTACGAGGAGTCCACCTCCTGCGACGTGAGATCCGACACGTGCGGATTCAAGGTTGAATACGGTGACGGGTCCCACGCCGAGGGAACCGTGGCGACGGAGACGTTCTCCTTCGACACCGCGGCGGGGGGGAGGACGTCCTTCCCCAACATCGTGTTCGGCTGCGCACACGACGTCTTCAACAACGGCAACGAGGGCAACGGAAACGGCGTCGTGGGGATTGGAGTGGGGCGAGCCTCGCTCCTCTCCCAATTAGGATACGACAAGGTGGCCTACTGCCTCAACCCCGACGAATCCAAGTCCAGCACTCTGCATTTCGGCTCCGACGCGGTGGTGTCAGGCTTGGGAGCGGTGTCGACGCCGATGACGAAGAATGACGCGTTCTACTACCTGATGCTGGAGGGGATCACCGTGGGGAACGTGGAGCTGGTTTTCGATACCCCGGAGCTCGTTCCGGGAGGGAACATTATCATCGACTCTGGGGCAACCGTGACTGAGTTTCCCACCAAATTCTACTTTGATTACGAGGCGGCGATAGTGGCCTCCATCAATCAGTCTCCGGTTCGGAATTATGATGGGTGGCGGCTGTGTTACACGCAGCCGATCTCGTTGCCCAGGATCACGGTGCACTTCAAAGGGGCGGATGTGGAGTGGTATGCAGACAACGTTTTTACAAGAGTGGATCAGAATCATCAGTGTTTGGCGGCGGATCCTATGCTGGTTCATTCTTTTTACGGGAATGTTGCTCAGGTTAACTACTTGGTAGGTTTTGACGTCACAAACAACATGCTGTCGTTTAAGCATACTGGATGTTGA
- the LOC125192253 gene encoding uncharacterized protein LOC125192253, with translation MDPQAFIRLSIGSLGIRFPRSAAEESGICSFSSPCVCEIRLRGFPVQTTPIPFIPSPEAAPNSHSVSSSFYLEESDLKALLAPGCLYASHARLEIVVFTGKKGSHCGVGVKRQQIGAFKLDVGPEWCEGKPAILFNGWIGIGKNRHGTGKPGAELHMRVKLDPDPRYVFQYEDETMLSPQIVQLQGNVKQPIFSCKFTRDRASQVDPLSNFWSNAADGLNQDMGRRERKGWRVKIHDLSGSAVAAAFITTPFVPATGCDWVTKSNPGAWLIVRPDPCSPESWQPWGKLEAWRERGGVRDCICFRFHVFSDGQEGGEFLVSEVLINAEKGGEFFIDTDRQAVTPLPSPQSSGDFAGLSPVAGGFVMSCRVQGEGKLSKPRVQLAMRHVTCVEDAAIFMALAAAVDLSIEACVPFRRKIRRGSHSW, from the exons ATGGATCCTCAGGCCTTTATTAGGTTATCGATTGGATCTCTGGGAATTAGATTTCCCAGAAGTGCTGCCGAAGAATCTGGTATTTGTTCGTTCTCTTCTCCATGTGTATGTGAGATCCGCCTCCGTGGTTTCCCTGTGCAGACAACACCAATCCCTTTTATACCATCTCCTGAAGCAGCTCCTAATTCTCACAGTGTCTCGTCCAGCTTTTATCTCGAAGAATCCGACTTGAAAGCACTCTTGGCACCTGGATGTTTATATGCCTCCCATGCGAGGCTCGAGATAGTGGTTTTCACGGGGAAAAAGGGTTCTCACTGTGGTGTTGGTGTCAAGAGGCAACAAATTGGAGCTTTTAAGTTGGATGTTGGTCCTGAATGGTGCGAAGGAAAGCCAGCTATTCTTTTCAATGGCTGGATTGGCATTGGCAAGAACAGGCACGGGACAGGGAAACCAGGAGCCGAGCTTCATATGCGGGTGAAGCTGGACCCTGACCCTAGATATGTTTTCCAATATGAAGATGAGACTATGTTGAGCCCGCAAATTGTTCAGCTTCAAGGCAATGTCAAGCAGCCTATTTTCAGCTGCAAGTTTACTCGAGACAG GGCATCCCAGGTTGATCCACTGAGCAACTTCTGGTCAAATGCAGCTGATGGTTTGAACCAAGATATGGGGAGACGAGAGCGAAAGGGGTGGAGGGTGAAGATACACGACCTATCCGGCTCAGCTGTTGCAGCGGCCTTCATAACAACCCCTTTTGTGCCAGCAACGGGTTGTGACTGGGTGACGAAGTCCAATCCGGGAGCCTGGCTAATCGTGCGTCCGGATCCATGCAGCCCCGAGAGCTGGCAGCCATGGGGGAAGCTCGAAGCCTGGCGTGAGCGAGGAGGAGTCAGAGACTGCATCTGCTTCCGCTTCCACGTCTTCTCAGATGGGCAGGAAGGAGGGGAGTTTCTGGTTTCAGAGGTACTGATCAACGCGGAGAAAGGTGGGGAGTTCTTCATAGATACTGACAGACAGGCAGTAACGCCATTGCCGAGCCCACAGAGCAGTGGAGACTTTGCAGGGCTGAGCCCCGTTGCTGGTGGGTTCGTCATGAGCTGTAGGGTGCAGGGGGAAGGGAAGTTGAGCAAGCCTCGCGTGCAGCTCGCAATGAGACATGTCACGTGTGTCGAGGATGCCGCCATCTTCATGGCACTCGCTGCTGCCGTTGATCTTAGTATAGAGGCGTGCGTTCCCTTTCGTAGAAAGATTCGAAGAGGCAGCCATTCTTGGTGA
- the LOC125193123 gene encoding glycine-rich protein A3-like produces MGGGKNKHDGGDEQDRGLFSNLAAYGGGAGHHYPHHGAYPPAGYPPQGYPPAGYPPQGYPPPGYGYGYGYPPPHGGYPPPYGYPPAGYPGAHHSGQGMGGVLAGAAAAYGAHHMAHGAYHRPHGGFFGHHGKFKHGKFKHGKFGKRWKHGMYGKHKMKRWK; encoded by the exons ATGGGAGGAGGAAAGAACAAACATGATGGCGGGGACGAACAGGACAGAGGACTGTTCTCTAATCTCGCTGCGTATGGTGGTGGAGCAGGACATCATTACCCTCATCACGGAGCTTACCCTCCTGCTGGATATCCACCGCAGGGCTATCCTCCTGCCGGATATCCACCACAGGGCTATCCTCCGCCTGGATATGGATATGGATATGGATATCCTCCACCACACGGAGGGTATCCTCCTCCATACGGATACCCTCCAGCAGGTTATCCAGGCGCACATCATTCCG GGCAAGGAATGGGAGGAGTCCTTGCAGGGGCTGCAGCTGCTTATGGTGCTCACCACATGGCTCATGGGGCGTACCACCGTCCTCATGGTGGTTTCTTTGGCCACCACGGGAAGTTTAAGCACGGGAAGTTCAAGCATGGAAAGTTTGGGAAGCGTTGGAAGCATGGCATGTATGGGAAGCACAAAATGAAACGATGGAAATGA
- the LOC125196426 gene encoding uncharacterized protein LOC125196426: MAVALASPPLPQLSVASKRSCRYRCTSPLSQTDSSSSSSNRPAVILPGLGNNTTDYQKLALILKDYGVPTVTAKVSRIDWLRNAAGLLDSNYWRGTLRPRPVLDWYLQRVEEAVNEAKELAQGSTLSLIGHSAGGWLARVYLQEYGTSDISLLLTLGTPHLAPPKAVSGVIDQTRGLLDYVEKHCAEAVYTPELRYVCIAGRYIQGVRLLGSTSDENPELMIETEQPVGEMSVVKTSAPASATLQARFVGQGYKQVCGQADVWGDGVVPEVSAHLKGALNISLDGVYHSPVGSEDETRPWYGSPAVVQQWIHHLLN, translated from the exons ATGGCCGTAGCTTTGGCTTCGCCGCCACTTCCTCAATTATCAGTAGCGTCAAAGCGCAGCTGCCGCTACCGTTGCACTTCACCACTCTCTCAGACcgactcctcctcctcctcctccaaccGTCCTGCTGTCATTCTCCCT GGATTGGGGAATAATACCACCGACTACCAGAAATTAGCCCTAATTTTGAAAGATTATGGGGTGCCAACAGTCACTGCCAAGGTTTCCAGAATTGATTGGCTCAGAAATGCTGCTGGCTTGCTTGATTCAAATTATTGGCGTGGCACCCTCCGCCCTCGCCCGGTTCTAGATTG GTATCTTCAAAGGGTTGAAGAAGCTGTTAATGAGGCAAAGGAATTGGCTCAAG GTTCTACATTATCTTTGATTGGGCACTCAGCAGGAGGATGGCTGGCCCGTGTTTATTTGCAAGAATATGGCACATCGGATATTTCCCTACTGTTGACATTAGGAACCCCACACCT TGCACCGCCTAAGGCCGTTTCAGGAGTCATAGATCAAACTAGAGGCCTCCTGGATTATGTTGAAAAGCATTGTGCTGAAGCTGTATACACCCCGGAACTAAGATACGTCTGCATCGCAGGGAG ATACATACAAGGTGTCCGTCTTCTTGGATCGACTAGTGATGAAAATCCAGAACTGATGATAGAAACAGAGCAACCAGTTGGTGAAATGAGTGTTGTTAAGACATCAGCACCAGCATCTGCCACTTTGCAAGCTCGATTTGTTGGTCAAGGATATAAGCAG GTTTGTGGGCAAGCGGATGTATGGGGTGATGGAGTAGTACCGGAGGTGTCCGCACACCTCAAAGGTGCACTCAATATCAGCCTAGATGGAGTCTACCATTCACCCGTTGGTTCCGAGGATGAAACAAGACCTTGGTATGGTTCACCTGCTGTTGTTCAGCAATGGATACATCACCTTCTCAACTGA
- the LOC125196427 gene encoding protein TRI1-like → MSTPSGLLRGSRALLAAARSAAASSAAPKPPKQKKPTPPSGIMKAKPISLALQDFVGEPEISRVEAVKKVWAYIKLNDLQNPVDRREIFCDDKLKKLFEGKEKVGFLEIAKLLSSHFVKTA, encoded by the exons ATGTCGACGCCGTCTGGATTGCTCCGGGGCTCCAGGGCTTTGCTCGCCGCCGCCAGGTCTGCCGCGGCGTCGAGCGCCGCACCGAAGCCACCTAAGCAAAAGAAGCCAACCCCACCGTCTGGGATAATGAAGGCAAAACCGATATCGCTCGCCCTTCAGGATTTTGTGGGTGAGCCAGAAATTTCTAGGGTAGAGGCTGTGAAGAAAGTCTGGGCGTACATCAAGCTCAACGATCTTCAG AACCCGGTAGATAGGAGGGAGATCTTCTGTGATGACAAGCTCAAGAAGCTCTTTGAAGGAAAGGAGAAAGTGGGGTTTCTTGAGATCGCTAAGCTGCTCTCTTCCCACTTTGTGAAGACGGCTTGA
- the LOC125197486 gene encoding RNA polymerase sigma factor sigB, producing MGSMPCLLPQFKCSPDTFKSQSHSSVHSLKSREAINFRTQCISSVTSVPTATTSSVLELEKLQLSSLEAFPNSVAADRSWRTSASTSAVLELEKVASLDTHSNHFIAERPLTYGGAVGPPSEIRHGANLDEATIFTREETVISAAASEALALAKEAVKVAKEAAMMITHRKSTKSSSTTTGVLPEVDNLMFEKGKLTYPAEKVFTESKIADIGFGRNFPVSDPLAEPDDVEPSAEELEFLESQLSDSITVRSKRQTERKARRSRAAEKAAANIVSVKSGSSSRKKRSSVQEIDYSDPLRYLRGTTSSSRLLTASEEQMLSEGIQVLLKLEKLQEELTQRFGSPPTFAQWAAAAGVDHKTLRKQLDYGRLCKDKMIKSNIRLVISIAKNYQGAGMNLQDLVQEGCRGLVRGSEKFDASKGFKFSTYAHWWIKQAVRKSLSDQSRTIRLPFHMVEATYRVKEARKQLYSENGRVPDDEEVAEATGLSMKRLSAVMLTPKAPRSLDQKIGVNQDLKPSDVISDPDAETSEELLTKQLMRQDLAKVLDSLNPREKQVVSWRFGLEDGRMKTLQEIGELMGVSRERIRQIESSAFRKLKNKKRTKHLHQYVAS from the exons ATGGGAAGTATGCCGTGCCTGTTGCCGCAATTCAAGTGCTCGCCTGACACTTTCAAGTCTCAGAGCCATTCTTCTGTCCATTCAT TAAAGAGTAGAGAGGCCATCAATTTCCGGACACAATGTATCTCATCTGTCACGTCGGTGCCAACAGCCACAACATCATCAGTGCTTGAGTTGGAGAAGCTACAACTATCATCTTTAGAGGCTTTTCCTAATTCAGTTGCTGCTGATAGATCATGGAGAACATCGGCATCAACATCTGCAGTGCTTGAATTGGAGAAAGTAGCTTCTCTAGACACTCATTCAAATCATTTTATTGCAGAGAGACCATTGACATATGGTGGAGCAGTTGGGCCCCCATCTGAG ATACGTCATGGAGCCAATTTGGATGAGGCGACTATTTTTACAAGGGAAGAAACTGTCATCAGTGCTGCTGCATCTGAAGCACTTGCACTAGCTAAGGAGGCAGTTAAAGTAGCTAAAGAGGCCGCCATGATGATCACCCATCGTAAATCCACCAAGTCAAGTAGCACTACCACTGGAGTCTTACCTGAAGTAGATAATTTAATGTTTGAAAAGGGGAAGCTTACCTATCCTGCGGAAAAAGTTTTCACAGAGTCTAAAATTGCTGACATTGGGTTCGGCAGAAATTTTCCTGTTTCTGATCCCCTTGCAGAACCTGATGATGTGGAACCTAGTGCTGAGGAACTAGAGTTTCTCGAGTCACAACTGTCTGATAGTATAACTGTTAGATCAAAGCGTCAGACAGAACGTAAAGCCAGAAGAAGTAGGGCAGCAGAAAAGGCAGCAGCCAACATAGTGTCTGTGAAATCTGGTTCTTCAAGCCGGAAAAAACGCTCTTCTGTACAGGAAATAGATTATTCTGATCCCTTACGTTACTTAAGGGGGACAACAAGTTCTTCTAGGCTACTTACTGCTTCCGAAGAACAGATGTTGTCAGAAGGGATCCAG GTCCTACTGAAGTTGGAAAAACTACAGGAAGAGCTTACTCAACGTTTTGGAAGCCCGCCTACTTTTGCCCAATGGGCTGCCGCGGCTGGTGTTGATCATAAAACCTTGAGAAAACAACTGGATTATGGTCGTCTATGCaaagataaaatgattaaGAGCAACATACGGCTAGTTATTTCTATTGCAAAAAATTACCAGGGAGCCGGGATGAATCTTCAAGATTTGGTTCAG GAAGGGTGTCGCGGACTCGTGAGAGGTTCAGAGAAATTTGATGCCTCAAAGGGTTTCAAGTTCTCCACCTACGCTCATTGGTGGATAAAGCAAGCAGTACGAAAATCACTTTCTGACCAATCCCGGACAATTAGACTACCA TTTCACATGGTTGAAGCTACTTACAGAGTGAAGGAGGCAAGAAAGCAACTCTACAGCGAAAATGGTAGAGTTCCTGATGACGAAGAAGTTGCTGAAGCAACAGGGCTCTCCATGAAGCGACTTTCTGCAGTCATGCTGACCCCCAAAGCTCCAAGGTCCCTCGACCAGAAAATCGGAGTCAACCAAGACCTCAAACCTTCA GATGTGATTTCAGACCCTGACGCAGAAACATCAGAGGAGTTGCTGACTAAGCAGTTAATGAGACAGGACTTGGCAAAGGTTCTGGACAGCCTGAATCCGAGAGAAAAGCAAGTTGTGTCGTGGCGGTTTGGGCTGGAGGATGGTAGAATGAAGACATTGCAAGAAATAGGGGAGCTTATGGGTGTGAGCAGGGAAAGGATCAGGCAGATAGAATCAAGCGCCTTTCGTAAGCTGAAGAACAAGAAGAGAACGAAACACCTGCACCAGTATGTGGCGTCATAG